A region of Paenibacillus thiaminolyticus DNA encodes the following proteins:
- the thyA gene encoding thymidylate synthase, whose product MKSYLALLQDILEHGVKKEDRTGTGTLSVFGRQLHFDLAEGFPLVTTKRLHLKSIVHELLWFLSGDTNIRYLKENGVRIWDEWADENGDLGPVYGSQWRAWETKDGRVIDQIANVIEQIKTNPDSRRLLVSAWNVGEVDQMKLPPCHYSFQFYVAGGKLSCLLNMRSVDTFLGLPFNIASYSLLTHMVAQQCGLEVGEFIWSGGDVHIYSNHMEQVKTQLEREPLPLPRLVIKRKPDSIFDYRFDDFEFVDYQHHPTIKAPVAV is encoded by the coding sequence ATGAAGTCATATTTGGCGTTGTTACAGGATATTTTGGAGCACGGAGTGAAGAAGGAGGACCGGACTGGAACAGGCACCTTGTCCGTGTTCGGACGTCAGCTTCACTTCGATCTGGCTGAAGGCTTTCCGCTTGTCACGACGAAGCGGCTGCACCTGAAATCCATCGTACATGAGCTGCTCTGGTTTTTGAGCGGGGATACCAATATTCGTTATTTAAAGGAAAACGGCGTCCGCATCTGGGACGAATGGGCGGATGAGAATGGCGACCTGGGACCGGTGTACGGATCGCAGTGGCGTGCCTGGGAGACTAAGGACGGACGCGTGATCGACCAGATTGCGAATGTGATCGAGCAGATTAAGACAAACCCGGATTCGCGCCGATTGCTCGTCTCCGCCTGGAATGTCGGCGAGGTCGATCAGATGAAGCTGCCGCCATGCCATTATTCATTCCAATTTTATGTCGCCGGCGGCAAGCTGAGCTGTCTGCTCAACATGCGATCGGTCGATACATTCCTGGGACTGCCGTTTAATATCGCCAGCTATTCGCTGCTCACTCATATGGTGGCCCAGCAATGCGGCCTGGAGGTCGGAGAATTCATCTGGAGCGGCGGCGACGTTCATATTTATTCGAACCATATGGAGCAGGTGAAGACCCAGTTGGAGCGCGAGCCGCTTCCGCTTCCGAGGCTCGTCATCAAGCGCAAGCCGGACTCCATTTTTGATTACCGGTTCGACGATTTCGAATTTGTAGATTATCAGCATCATCCGACGATTAAGGCGCCGGTTGCTGTCTAA
- a CDS encoding dihydrofolate reductase, which translates to MPITMIWAMDKHRLIGKDNGMPWRLPSDMAYFKAMTQGKTVVMGRKTYESLGKALPNRRNIVLTRNPDWTVPDAEVMHHIESVLPLAADEEIMVMGGAQIYREFLPYADKLLLTRIEAEFEGDEYFPPYDESAWELAGEADGPVDEKNRYPHRFQTYVRKES; encoded by the coding sequence ATGCCGATAACGATGATTTGGGCGATGGACAAGCACCGTCTCATTGGCAAGGACAACGGAATGCCCTGGCGGCTGCCGAGCGATATGGCTTATTTCAAGGCGATGACGCAGGGGAAGACGGTTGTCATGGGGCGCAAGACGTATGAATCGCTGGGGAAGGCGCTGCCGAACCGGCGCAATATTGTGCTGACCCGCAACCCGGACTGGACGGTGCCCGATGCGGAGGTAATGCATCACATCGAGTCCGTGCTGCCGCTGGCGGCGGATGAAGAAATTATGGTGATGGGCGGCGCCCAGATTTACCGCGAGTTCCTTCCTTATGCGGACAAGCTGCTGCTGACGCGGATTGAGGCTGAATTCGAGGGCGACGAGTATTTTCCGCCGTATGACGAGTCGGCTTGGGAGCTGGCGGGGGAAGCCGACGGACCGGTCGACGAGAAGAACCGGTATCCGCACCGCTTCCAGACCTATGTCCGGAAGGAATCGTGA
- a CDS encoding glutamate synthase subunit beta gives MSTPTGFMEYSRQIQAERDPAERVLDWKEFHLHLTEEEMRTQASRCMDCGTPYCHTGMELASGTSGCPVNNLIPEWNHLVYRGLWQEALERLHATNNFPEFTGRVCPAPCEGACTVGLIGDPVTIKSIEEEIIERGFREGWVTAKPPVRRTGKRVAVVGSGPAGLACADQLNQAGHSVTVYERDDRIGGLLTYGIPTMKLDKEVVERRVRLLAEEGIRFVTNIEIGTDIPARELVDQHDAVVLCTGATKPREFVIEGSELEGIHYAMDYLNGTIKSYLNSGLEDGSYVSAAGKDVIVIGGGDTGTDCVATALRHGCRSITQFGTRPQAPAVRDEASNPWPQFPNVYTLDYAHQEAKALYGRDPREFSIMTTRFVGDEEGRVKELHTVQIERIVDEQGRKTYRPIPGTERVYPAQLVIIAVGFDGPEAMLIDQLDLDTDRHTNVKAVKGKYGTKLSNVFAAGDMRRGQSLVVWAIHEGREAAREVDAYLANHLSSRPE, from the coding sequence ATGTCAACGCCGACCGGATTTATGGAATATTCTCGACAAATACAAGCCGAACGGGACCCGGCTGAACGGGTGCTGGATTGGAAGGAATTCCATCTTCACCTGACCGAAGAGGAGATGCGGACCCAGGCATCCCGCTGTATGGATTGCGGCACGCCCTATTGCCATACGGGGATGGAACTGGCTTCCGGCACCTCTGGCTGCCCGGTGAACAATCTGATTCCGGAATGGAATCATCTGGTGTACCGCGGGCTGTGGCAGGAAGCGCTCGAACGGTTGCATGCCACGAATAACTTCCCCGAATTCACGGGAAGAGTGTGTCCGGCGCCCTGCGAAGGAGCGTGTACCGTCGGTCTCATCGGCGATCCGGTCACGATCAAGTCGATCGAGGAAGAGATCATCGAACGCGGCTTCCGTGAAGGCTGGGTGACGGCGAAGCCTCCGGTACGCCGGACAGGCAAGCGGGTCGCGGTCGTCGGATCGGGACCGGCGGGACTGGCTTGCGCGGATCAGCTCAATCAGGCCGGGCATTCCGTCACGGTCTACGAGCGCGACGATCGCATCGGCGGTCTGCTTACGTACGGCATCCCGACGATGAAGCTCGACAAGGAAGTGGTGGAGCGGCGGGTGCGGCTGCTCGCCGAGGAAGGGATCCGCTTCGTGACGAATATCGAGATCGGAACCGATATTCCGGCCCGCGAGCTAGTCGATCAGCATGATGCCGTCGTGCTGTGCACCGGGGCGACGAAGCCGCGCGAGTTCGTCATCGAGGGCAGCGAACTGGAAGGCATTCACTATGCGATGGACTATTTGAACGGGACAATTAAGAGCTATTTGAACTCCGGCCTAGAGGACGGCAGCTACGTGTCGGCGGCCGGCAAGGATGTCATCGTCATCGGCGGCGGCGATACGGGAACCGACTGCGTAGCGACCGCGCTGCGCCACGGCTGCCGCAGCATCACGCAATTCGGCACGCGTCCGCAGGCTCCGGCCGTGCGCGACGAGGCGTCCAATCCTTGGCCGCAGTTCCCGAATGTGTATACGCTCGATTATGCGCATCAGGAAGCGAAGGCGTTGTACGGACGCGATCCGCGTGAATTTTCCATCATGACGACGCGCTTCGTGGGCGACGAGGAAGGGCGCGTGAAGGAGCTGCACACGGTTCAGATTGAGCGGATCGTCGATGAGCAGGGGCGGAAGACGTATCGGCCGATTCCGGGAACGGAGCGGGTCTATCCGGCGCAGCTTGTTATCATTGCGGTCGGCTTCGACGGCCCGGAGGCAATGCTCATCGATCAGCTTGATCTTGACACCGATCGCCATACCAATGTGAAGGCGGTCAAGGGCAAATACGGGACGAAGCTTAGCAATGTATTTGCCGCCGGAGATATGCGGCGCGGACAGAGTCTGGTCGTCTGGGCCATTCACGAAGGACGGGAAGCCGCCCGCGAAGTTGATGCGTATCTCGCGAATCACTTGTCATCCCGCCCGGAATGA
- a CDS encoding NAD(P)H-hydrate dehydratase → MYIVTSAEMRTLDEYAIHTIGIPAAVLMENAGRAVAEEIAKLLSELGDLEASKPWLILIGKGNNGGDGMVAARHLRELGVEAEMLYAADPAKLTSDAAIQRDIAARMGIAASVYGTDSIRWERYAGIVDALLGTGTAGAPREPYASLIREANASGLPMVAIDIPSGLDADTGEVNVPCIDADLTVALAFLKRGLTQYPGAERAGRVVVRSIGIPAELADREGIRTLWTNEELFLRRFGLRLPLARKADTHKGIYGHVLVAAGTRQYSGAGLLAAAAAIRSGAGLVSWALPERMLDPMIGRLPEVMLHGMPDDERGDWAAVPPEAVLRLAAGKTALAIGPGMGRFAGDAAWLRAIWTGAPCPLVVDADALNMIADAGGLGAWPQRDGAAILTPHPGEMARLTGLTAREVQRDRIGLARRYAVQHGVTLVLKGARTVTATPAGDVYVNPSGNPGMATGGAGDALAGLIAGLLAQDFDAGLAAALGVYLHGLAGDRAAASRPSPGSMIAGDIINCL, encoded by the coding sequence ATGTATATCGTAACTTCTGCAGAAATGCGCACTCTCGATGAGTACGCCATTCATACCATCGGCATTCCCGCAGCGGTGCTTATGGAAAACGCGGGCAGAGCCGTTGCGGAGGAGATTGCCAAGTTATTGTCCGAGCTGGGAGATCTGGAAGCGAGCAAGCCGTGGCTTATCCTTATCGGCAAAGGCAACAACGGCGGCGACGGCATGGTCGCCGCGCGGCATCTGCGGGAACTGGGCGTGGAAGCCGAGATGCTGTATGCGGCGGATCCGGCGAAGCTGACATCCGACGCCGCGATCCAGCGGGATATTGCCGCCAGGATGGGCATCGCCGCTTCTGTCTATGGGACGGACAGCATCCGGTGGGAGCGGTATGCGGGGATAGTCGATGCGCTCCTTGGCACGGGAACGGCGGGAGCTCCGCGCGAGCCGTACGCCTCGCTAATCCGGGAAGCGAATGCCAGCGGACTGCCGATGGTCGCCATCGATATTCCGAGCGGCTTGGATGCGGATACAGGGGAAGTGAATGTTCCTTGCATTGACGCGGATTTGACCGTGGCCCTCGCCTTTCTCAAGCGCGGGCTGACGCAATATCCGGGTGCGGAACGGGCAGGTCGCGTCGTCGTCCGTTCTATCGGCATCCCGGCGGAGCTTGCGGACAGGGAGGGCATTCGGACCTTGTGGACGAATGAGGAGCTGTTCCTGCGGCGCTTCGGGCTGAGGCTGCCGCTGGCGCGCAAGGCGGATACGCATAAGGGCATCTACGGCCATGTGCTGGTCGCGGCCGGTACCCGCCAATATAGCGGCGCCGGGCTGCTGGCTGCCGCCGCGGCGATCCGCTCCGGGGCCGGACTCGTGAGCTGGGCGCTGCCGGAGCGGATGCTGGACCCGATGATCGGGCGACTCCCGGAAGTCATGCTGCACGGCATGCCCGACGACGAACGCGGCGACTGGGCGGCTGTACCGCCCGAGGCGGTGCTGCGGCTGGCCGCCGGCAAGACGGCGCTGGCCATCGGCCCGGGAATGGGCCGCTTCGCCGGCGACGCCGCATGGCTGCGCGCGATCTGGACGGGCGCGCCATGCCCGCTCGTCGTCGATGCGGATGCGCTCAACATGATCGCGGATGCGGGCGGCCTCGGAGCATGGCCGCAGCGTGACGGCGCTGCGATCCTCACGCCGCATCCGGGCGAGATGGCGCGCCTGACGGGCCTCACCGCGCGCGAAGTGCAGCGCGACCGCATCGGCCTGGCGCGCCGCTATGCCGTGCAGCACGGCGTGACGCTCGTGCTGAAGGGCGCCCGCACCGTAACCGCCACCCCCGCCGGGGACGTGTACGTGAACCCGTCCGGCAACCCGGGGATGGCTACGGGAGGTGCGGGCGACGCGCTGGCAGGCCTGATCGCAGGCCTGCTCGCGCAAGACTTCGACGCCGGCCTCGCCGCGGCCCTGGGCGTCTATCTTCACGGCCTTGCCGGCGACCGCGCCGCCGCAAGCCGACCCTCCCCCGGCTCGATGATCGCCGGGGATATCATCAATTGCCTGTAG
- a CDS encoding type IA DNA topoisomerase produces the protein MKTLIIAEKPDMGRNIAAAIEPKAKNHRTYLEGETYIITWAIGHLVGLAEPEAYDLKYKRWSINDLPIIPGDFKLIAYRKTKDQLKVIAELAKRCNLLVNACDAGREGQYIFSLIQRYLKLKHPVKRLWISDLTPETIRRGFAELKDGSEYDNLTRAASARSEADWLIGMNGSRAFTTKHNVLLSVGRVQTPVLALIYERHKQIEAFTSLTYFEVEGHFSQRDGTYLGLWQGDRITDRAQAEALAAKVRGKPGRIASYQAKETKEYPLRLYDLTLLQREANSRYSFSAKKTLDIAQSLYEKHKVISYPRTNSNYVTEQNIPEMHKALSVLQGTAYDEWVKGANRTLVHKGNKYICNPAKVEDHHAILPTQRKASGLSPDEQKLYDLIVRRFLSQFYPAAEYKVHTVMTEVEQETFKTSVKELLHIGWKAIYADMKKEKPKSGRGKRKGEEEAEEIEVEEPFRVNPNEAVHCVQAIVKDKETQPPKPYTEGTLLKAMESAGKQIEDEQLRDAMKDSGLGTPATRAATIERLKKVGYIEMKGKTIQVTQKGRTAVELIRGAGIDLLTSPEMTGQWERRLTEISRGAASDVQFMENVKKFATMIVDKVRLQARAAKTSFESAEPKQGSTRRRKGAAGQASTAAEPAEGNSAAAGSRLSPQRGAAAKAAEPQRSEGPAIVGTCPRAGCGGMIFMGRKGYGCSNYKQGCGFVIWKESFGRKLSDTQVKALIEKGKTAKMKLILPDGSETQARIVLASVETGELATEA, from the coding sequence ATGAAGACGCTGATTATTGCGGAGAAGCCGGATATGGGACGGAATATCGCTGCCGCCATAGAACCGAAAGCGAAAAATCACCGTACCTATCTGGAAGGGGAGACGTACATCATTACGTGGGCGATCGGTCATTTGGTCGGACTCGCCGAGCCGGAAGCCTATGATCTGAAGTATAAGAGATGGAGCATTAACGACCTTCCGATTATTCCCGGCGACTTCAAGCTGATCGCTTATCGCAAGACGAAGGATCAACTGAAGGTCATCGCCGAACTGGCCAAGCGCTGCAATCTGCTGGTTAACGCTTGCGACGCGGGAAGGGAAGGACAATATATCTTTTCGCTCATCCAGCGTTATTTGAAATTAAAGCATCCGGTGAAGCGGCTCTGGATATCCGATCTGACCCCGGAGACGATTCGGCGGGGCTTCGCCGAGCTGAAGGACGGATCGGAATATGACAATCTGACCAGAGCGGCGAGCGCCCGCAGCGAAGCGGATTGGCTGATTGGCATGAATGGGTCGCGCGCGTTCACGACGAAGCATAACGTGCTGCTGTCCGTAGGCAGAGTGCAGACGCCTGTCTTGGCGTTAATCTACGAACGGCATAAGCAGATTGAAGCCTTTACTTCTTTGACTTATTTCGAGGTAGAAGGCCATTTCTCGCAACGGGATGGCACATACCTGGGGCTGTGGCAGGGCGATCGGATCACCGACCGGGCGCAAGCTGAGGCCTTGGCTGCGAAGGTGCGGGGGAAGCCGGGACGGATCGCCTCTTATCAGGCGAAGGAGACGAAGGAATATCCTTTGCGGCTGTATGATCTGACCTTGCTGCAGCGGGAGGCGAACAGCCGCTACTCGTTCTCGGCGAAGAAAACGTTGGATATCGCCCAGTCGCTGTACGAGAAGCATAAAGTCATCTCTTATCCGCGGACGAATTCGAACTATGTGACGGAGCAGAACATTCCGGAGATGCACAAGGCGCTGTCCGTGCTCCAGGGCACAGCCTATGACGAGTGGGTGAAGGGTGCGAACCGGACTCTCGTTCATAAAGGGAACAAGTACATATGCAATCCGGCCAAGGTGGAGGATCACCATGCGATTCTGCCGACCCAGCGGAAGGCATCGGGCCTGTCTCCCGATGAACAGAAGCTGTACGATCTTATCGTGCGCCGCTTCCTGTCCCAGTTCTATCCGGCTGCGGAATACAAGGTCCATACGGTGATGACGGAGGTCGAGCAAGAGACATTCAAAACCTCGGTCAAGGAGCTGCTCCATATTGGCTGGAAAGCTATTTATGCCGATATGAAGAAGGAGAAGCCCAAGTCCGGAAGAGGGAAGCGCAAGGGTGAGGAGGAAGCGGAAGAGATCGAGGTCGAGGAGCCGTTCCGGGTGAATCCGAACGAGGCGGTTCATTGCGTCCAAGCCATCGTCAAGGACAAGGAAACTCAACCGCCCAAGCCATATACGGAGGGGACGCTCCTTAAGGCGATGGAGAGCGCGGGCAAGCAGATTGAAGACGAGCAGCTGCGCGATGCGATGAAGGATTCCGGCTTGGGGACGCCGGCCACTCGCGCTGCCACGATCGAACGTCTCAAAAAAGTGGGCTATATTGAGATGAAGGGCAAGACGATTCAGGTGACGCAAAAAGGCCGTACGGCAGTCGAGCTTATCCGGGGAGCCGGCATTGATCTGCTGACCTCGCCGGAGATGACTGGGCAATGGGAGCGCCGGTTGACGGAAATATCCCGGGGCGCGGCTTCTGATGTGCAATTTATGGAAAATGTCAAAAAATTCGCAACGATGATTGTAGACAAGGTGAGGCTGCAGGCGCGGGCGGCGAAGACCTCCTTCGAGAGCGCCGAGCCGAAGCAGGGGAGCACGCGCCGGCGCAAGGGCGCGGCCGGACAAGCGTCCACTGCGGCGGAACCTGCGGAGGGCAATTCGGCAGCGGCCGGGAGCCGGCTATCTCCGCAGCGGGGAGCAGCGGCTAAGGCTGCGGAGCCGCAGCGGAGCGAGGGGCCGGCCATCGTCGGGACTTGTCCGCGCGCCGGCTGCGGAGGCATGATTTTTATGGGGCGCAAAGGGTACGGTTGCTCGAATTACAAGCAGGGCTGCGGCTTCGTCATCTGGAAGGAGAGCTTCGGCCGCAAGCTGAGCGACACGCAGGTGAAGGCGCTGATCGAGAAGGGCAAGACCGCGAAGATGAAGCTGATCTTGCCGGATGGCTCCGAGACGCAAGCCCGGATTGTCCTGGCGAGTGTGGAGACCGGGGAGTTGGCGACAGAGGCATAA